TCCGACATCGAGACGATCCGCGTCGAGGATCCGCAGGCCGCGCACGAGTGGCGCACCCGCCTGCGCGCGCAGATGGAGGGGCTCCTCGGCAGCGGCCTCACCCTCACCGGATTCGACGTCGCGAAGGGCTACCTCTTCACGGCCTGAGAGTCGTGGCCCCGTGACGGCTCGTGTCGCGCGGATAGGATCGAAGTGCCCGTCGTCACGGGCTCGCCCCTGCGACCTCTGGAGCCACCGTGGCCGAACAGTCCCGCCTCGACAAGGTCATCGCCCTTGCTCGCCATCGCGGGTTCGTCTTCCAGACCGGTGAGATCTACGGCGGCTCCCGGTCGGCGTGGGATTACGGGCACCTCGGCACCGAGCTCAAGGAGAACATCCGCCGCCAGTGGTGGCAGACGTTCGTCCGTGGCCGCGGCGACATGGTGGGACTCGACTCGAGCGTCATCCTTCCTCGGCGGGTGTGGGAGGCCTCGGGCCACGTCGCGACCTTCAGCGACCAGCTCGTGGAGTGTCTGAACTGCCATCGCCGCTTCCGCGCCGATGCCGTCGTGGAAGACGCCGCCAGGCGCCCGGACCACACCCTCGACGGCGCTCTCGCGGTCGCCCCGTGCCCGAACTGCGGAACCCGCGGACGGTACACCGAGCCCGCATCCTTCTCGGGACTGGTGAAGACCCATCTCGGCGTCGTGGACGACGAGTCGGGCCTGCACTACCTGCGTCCGGAGACCGCGCAGGGCATCTTCGTCAACTTCTCGAACGTGCTCACCACCAGCCGCAAGAAGCCGCCGTTCGGGATCGGGCAGGTCGGCAAGGCGTTCCGCAACGAGATCACCCCCGGCAACTTCATCTTCCGCACCCGAGAGTTCGAGCAGATGGAGGTCGAGTTCTTCACGGCGCCGACCGACGCGCAGACGTGGTTCGCGCACTGGGTCGAGGCCAGCTGGGACTGGTATCTCGATCTCGGCCTCGACCCTGCCAACCTCCGCCGGGTCGACGTGCCCGACGGCGACCGCGCGCACTACTCGGCCGCCACGGTCGACGTCGAGTACCGCTTCGGATTCGCGGGCAGGGAGTGGGGCGAGCTCATGGGGGTGGCGAACCGCGGCGACTACGACCTCGCCCGTCACAGCGAGGCGTCGGGGCAGAGCCTGACGTACTTCGACCAGGCGACGGGCGACCGGTACACCCCGCACGTGATCGAGCCGTCGTTCGGGCTGACGCGCTCGATGCTGGCCTTCCTCGTCGACGCCTACCGCGAGGAGGAGGCGCCCAACGCCAAGGGCGGCACGGACGTGCGCACGGTGCTGCGGCTCGACCCGCGCCTCGCTCCCGTCAAGGTCGCGGTGCTGCCGCTGAGCCGGAACGAGCGGCTGTCGCCGCTGGCGCGCGAGGTGGCGGATGCGCTGCGGGGCTCCTGGGCCGTGGACTTCGACGATGCGGGGGCGATCGGCCGACGCTATCGACGCCAGGACGAGATCGGGACTCCGCTGTGCGTGACCGTCGACTTCGACTCGCTCGACGACCACGAGGTCACCGTGCGCGATCGCGACAGCATGGCGCAGGAACGCATCCCCATCGACCGCCTGCACGACCACCTCGCCGCGCTCCTGCGCGGCGCCTGACTTCCCGGTCCTGACTGCCCCGCGCCCGGCTCGCTATTTCGTCTTCGCCGCCGCCTTCATGGCCTTCTTGTGCTCGCGGACCTTCGTGAGCGACTCGGGCGAGACGATGTCGGCGACACTGCGGAACGATCCCTCGACGCCGTAGTCGCCCGCCGCCTCACGCCATCCGTCACCGGTGAAGCCGCACTGCTTGCCCAGCAGCGCGAGGAAGATCTTGGCCTTCTGCTCCCCGAAGCCCGGCAGGGCCTTGAGGCGTCCGAGCACCTCGGCCCCCGAGGGATCGCCGTCCGTCCAGATCGCGGACGCGTCGCCGCCCCACCGGTCGACGAGCTCCTGACAGAGCGCCTGCACACGGGCCGCCATCGACCCGGGGAACCGGTGCACGGCGGGCGTGGTCTTGAAGGCGTCGAGGAACTCGTCCGGGTCCATCCGGGCGATCGTGACGGCATCCGCGGCCCCGGTGCGCTGTTCGATCTTGAGCGGACCGGCGAACGCCGTCTCCATCGGCACCTGCTGATCGAGCAGCATCCCGACGAGCAGCGCGAGCGGGTTGTCGGACAGCAGGGCGTCGGCGTCGGAGTCGCCGGTGATGTGCAGGGCCATGCGACCAGTCTGACATCGGTCAGACGAGAGCGGGTCAGGCGGTCGCGGCGTCGTCAGACACGGCCTGGGCCCGGTCGATCCCGTGCTGGTCGATCCCGTACAGGGTCGACAGTGCCGCCGCGAACTCGTCCGCGCGGCCGGTGGCGGCCAGCTCGTGCGCCCGCGTCGTGGGGGTGTGCAGCAGGACGCCGGTCAGGTGTCGGAGCGCCTGCTCGACACGTCCGTCCTCGTCGCCCCGGGCGCGGGCCCGGGAGATCTCGGCCTCGAGAAGACCGAACATGTGCGACCGCAGTGCCACCACCGAGGGGGTGACGCTCTGTCGGCTGCCGACGACGTGGAAGGTCTCGGCGGCCTCGCGCACGACCGAGCGGGCCGCATCCGTCGCCTGCAGCTCTTCGAGCGGTGCGTGCAGGCTGATCGTCTCGAGGTCGAGGAGGGCGACCCCTTCGAGGGCGGCCACGGCGGGGTCGACGTTGCGGGGCATCCCGAGGTCGACGACGAGCTGGCTGTGCGATGCCACGGGGCATCCCTCGACCGCGATGCCGGTGGGGGCGTGCAGGTGCTCGGGTGTCAGCACGGGTGCGGTCGCGGTGGTGCAGGTGATCAGCAGGCTCGAGCGCGATGCGACCCGCGCGTAGTCGGCCTCGGCGACGGGGCGGATGCCGTGCTTCGCCGCGAACTTCTCGGCTCGCCCCGACGGCGAGTACACCGAGATGTTGACGGCACCCCGCTCGCGCAGCGTCGCAAGCGTGACCGCGGCGTAGGCGCCGGTGCCCACCAGCAGCACCCGCTCGGTCGACCAGTCGACGACGCGGCTGTCGGCGAGCTCGAGTGCGAGGCGCACGAGCGAACGGCCGGCGCGGCCGAGCGCCGTGACGTTCTTGACCTTGCGCTGGGCCTGGCTCGCCCGCTGGAACAGGCGCTCCAGCTCGGGGGAGGTGGTGCCCTCCTTGCGAGCGGACTTGAGTGCACGGCGCACCTGGCCGGCGATCTCGCCCTCGCCGGAGACGACGGATTCGAGGCCGGAGGCGACCGAGAAGAGGTGCTCGGCCACGCGGCGACCGGCGTGCACCTCGTAGGCGCCCTCGAGTTCCTCGGCGCGGATGCCGGTCGACGATTCGACGGCCTCCAGCACGGCCTCGACACCGATCGCACCCGCTGCGGTGACCGGTTCGTCCATCTCGACGTAGGCCTCGAAGCGGTTGCAGGTAGCCAGAACGACCGCACCCTGCACGCAGGACGCCATGTCCACCACGGTGGAGGCGACGTCTTCGGGGGTGCGGCTCAGTCGTTCGAGCAATTCGAAGGAGGCGGTCTTGTGACTCGCCGTGACAACCAGCAGCACAGATCGATTCTACCTGAGCCGCAGGGCACGTCGGCCCGGACGCGGGTGGGAGGATGGAGGCATGGCTCTCTCCGACGCTCCGCTGCTGCGCGCCCTCACCGGCCCCCGCCCCGAGCACGCCCCCGTCTGGTTCATGCGACAGGCCGGACGATCGCTGCCCGAGTACCGCGAACTGCGCGTCGGCACGCGGATGCTGGACGCCTGCCTCACCCCCGATCTCGCGGCGGAGATCACGCTGCAGCCGGTGCGCCGCCACGGCGTGGACGCCGCGGTGTTCTTCAGCGACATCGTGATCCCGCTGCGTCTCGCCGGGGTCGATGTCGAGATCGAGCCCGGCCGCGGACCGGTGTTCGCGAACCCCGTGCGCTCGGCCGCGGACGTCGATCGTCTCACCGCGATCGATCCGCTCTCGCTCGACGGCACGGCCATCGCCGAGGCCGTCGGCATCGTCACCGCCGAGCTCGGCGACACCCCGCTCATCGGCTTCGCGGGCGCGCCGTTCACGCTCGCCGCCTATCTCGTCGAGGGCGGCCCGTCGAAGGAGCACCTGCGCGCGAGGGCGATGATGCACGCCGACCCGGACTCCTGGAACCGGCTCGCCGGCTGGCTCGCCCTGGTCTCGCGTCGCTTCCTCGAGATCCAGCGCGACGCCGGAGCCTCCGTCGTCCAGCTTTTCGATTCGTGGGCGGGGTCGCTGAGCACCTCCGACTACCGGAGGTTCGTCGCTCCCCATTCGCGCGTGGCGCTCGACGCCATCGGCGTGCCGAGCATCCACTTCGGTGTGGGCACGGGGCCGTTCCTGCAGGACATGCGCCTCGGCGGCATCGCCGACGCGGTGGGGGTCGACTGGCGGCTTCCTCTCGACGAGGCGGCGGGGATCCTCGGACCCGACGTCACGGTGCAGGGCAACATCGACCCCGCGCTGCTCGGTGCGCCCTGGCCGGTGCTGGAGGCGCACGTGCGCGATGTGGTCGAGCGTGGGCGCGCGGCGCGCGGTCACATCGTGAACCTCGGACACGGCGTGCCGCCCGAGACCGACCCCGACCAGCTGACGCGCATCGTCGAGCTCGTCCATTCGATCTGATCCCGGCCCCGGACGCTCTGATCTGATCCCGGTCCCGGACGCCCCGACCAGCTGACGCGCATCGTCGAGCTCGTCCACTCGATCTGATCTGATCCCGGGCCCGGACGCTCCGACCATCGCTCCTGCCGGACCCGCGGCCCTCGCAATATAGCCTGAGTGCTAGATTGCGAACATGGCAGATGACGCGTCGGACATCTTCTCGGCGTTGGCCCACCCGACGCGACGGCAGATCCTGCAGGATCTGAAGGAGGGTGAGCTGGCGGCGGGCGAGATCGCCTCGCGGTTCTCGTCGAGCGGCCCCACCATCTCGCGTCACCTGGGTGTGCTGCGCCAGGCGGGGCTCGTCACCGAGCGGCGCGACGCGAACCGCATCCTGTACTCGCTCGTGGGGGAGCGCCTGGCGCTGTCCGTCGGTGACTTCCTCTCGACGGTGTGCCCGGAGCAGATCGTGCTCCGCGAGGTGCGCAAGCGCGGCGCCGGGAGCAGCGCGCACACCCCCGCCGAGGCGTGATCCGGTTCTTCCGGCTCGAGACCGGATCGACGCCGCGTGGTGGATGAAAGGATTGATCCATGACCTCGAAGCCCGCGCCCGCGAACAGTGAGTCGTCCCGCCCCGAGCCCGTCGACCTGGCCGCCCGTGCCGCGACGCGGCACATCGTCGTGGTCGGCGGGGGCGTCGGCGGACTGATCGCGGCACGCGAATGCGTCAAGGTCGGCATGCACGTGACGCTGCTGGAGGCCTCGGATGCCGTCGGCGGTGCGATCCGGCGCGCGGAGCTCGACGGGGTCGTGGTCGATGCCGGCGCCGAGAGCTACGCGACGAGGGGCGGGCGGGTCCGCGCGCTGCTCGCCGAACTCGACCTCTCCGATCGCATCGTCGCCCCGGCGGCAGGAGGAGCCTGGCTGGCCGGCATCCCCGGAGTCGGCGCCGCTCCGCTTCCGGTCGGCGGGATCCTCGGCATCCCCGGCAACCCGTTCCAGGAAGACGTCCGCCGCGTCATCGGATGGTCGGGAGCGTGGCGGGCCTACCTCGACCGCATCCGCCCCCCTCTGACGATCGGCCACAACCAGAGCCTCGGCAGACTCGTCTCGTCGCGCATGGGGGCGAAGGTGCGCGATCGCCTCGTCGCCCCCGTCACGACCGGCGTCTACTCTGCGTCACCCGACGACGTCGACGTCGACATCGCCGCCCCCGGACTCAACGCGGCGCTCACGAGCGTCGGCTCGCTGTCGGGAGCCGTCCAGGCGCTCCGCGAGCAGGGTGCCGCGCGCGCCGCCCAGGCGCAGGTCGCGGCCCAGGCGCCCGGCGCCGCGGTGGAAGGGCTCGAGGGCGGGATGACGGTGCTCGTCGAGGCGCTCGTCGCCGACATCGAGAAGCTCGGCGGCGTCGTGCGCACCGGGGCCCGAGTGACGCGGATCGCGTCGTCGGGGGACGGCTGGGTCGTGCGCGCGGACGCCGCGGATGTCGGCCTGAAAGATGGCGACGCCACGGATGCCGACGCCACGGCGGGACTCGCCGAGGAGGCGACGGAGCAGCTCGACCTCGCGGCCGACGGGGTCGTGCTGGCCACGTCGGAGCACGCCGCGCGACGTCTTCTCGAGGCGGTCGCACCGGAGCTCTCCCTGACGACGGCGGCGGATGCCCCGGAGATCGAGATCGTGACGCTGCTGCTCGCCGCCCGGGCGCTCTCGGGCGCTCCACGCGGTACCGGTGTGCTGACCGTCCCGGGGAGCCACACCGCCAAGGCGCTCACCCATTCGAGCGCGAAGTGGGACTGGGTGCGCGAGGCCGCCGGCGACCGTCACCTGGTGCGCGTCTCCTTCGGCGCGCAGGGCGAGCCTGCTGCGACGGCCGGGCTCGATGACGCCGCCGCCGCCCGAGTCGCTCTGCGTGAGGCGTCGGCCCTGCTCGGGGTTCCGCTGGTGGAGAGCGATCTCGTCGACGCGCACCGAGCGCGCTACGTGCAGTCCCAACCCGCGTCGATCATCGGCTCCGGCGCTCGACGCGAGGCCGCACGCCGCACGATCCAGGCGGTGCCCGGCATCGCGGCGGTGGGGGCGTGGCTCGCCGGAACAGGTCTCGCGCAGGTTATCCCCGATGCGCAGGAGGAAGCGGATCGGCTGCGTCGATCGCTGCTCTGGGACTGACGGCGACTCCCTGGGCGGACCGACGAGCCGCGGATGCGGGAGCACGGGTGACCCGCAGGATGAAGCGGAAAGTCGGCCCGCTGTCAACCCTCTGCCCCGGTAGATGCCGAATTCGGCATACGGGGCTACGCTGGACTCCTGCCAGGCGGCACCGGGCCGTCAGTTCGCCCCAGGGCGTTCTACCGGAACAACGTGAGGAGACCCCATGAAGGGGAAGATCGGACTCGTCGTAGGGCTCGGAGCGGGATACGTCCTCGGAACGCGCGCGGGCCGCGAGCGCTACGAGCAGATCAAGACGCAGTGGCTCAAGGTCTGGAACCTCGACCCGGTGCAGGAGCAGGTCGACAAGGTCAAGGGCTACGTCGGCGACAAGGCCGCCGCGGTGCCCGGCGCGATCTGGAACGGCGTGCAGAAGGTCGTGAAGTCGGTCGGCGGGAACGACAAGACCGCCGGACAACGACTGGACTCCGCCGTCGCCGCGGGCAAGAAGGCTGCGGACGACATCGTCGATGCGACCGAAGACGCCGTCGACGAGGCGAAGGACACCGCGAAGAAGCCCGCCGCGAAGAAGCCGGCCTCATCGCGGTCCACCGCCGCGAAGTCCGGGAGCTGACATGCCCCGCGGATACCGCGATCGTGCAGAGGACAGCCTGCTGTCGCTGATCGGCGACCTCCCGGAGCTCATCACGAGCCTCGTCAAGGCCGAGATCAACGCGGCCAAGGCCTGGGTCTCGCGCGTCGCGAAGGATGCAGGCATCGGATCCGTCTGGTTCCTCGTCGCGCTGTTCTTCCTGTTCTGGGCCGTGCCGGTGATCCTGGTCTTCGCGATCGCCGGGTTGTCGTCGTGGTGGCCGGTCTGGCTGTCGGCGCTCGCCGTGCTCGGCATCCTGATCCTCGCCGTGCTGCTGTTCGCACTGCTCGGCATCCTGAAGTTCCGCAAGGTGCTCGCTCGGAAGAACCCCGTCCAGGCGGTGGGCGAGGACGTCCGACTCGTGAAGGAGGCCGGCCGTGACGAACTCTGACATCACGAGATCGCTGCCGAAGACCGCGGTCCCCGCAGGGATCGTCGACCCCGTCGAATCGGCGCGCGCCGAGCTGAAGGCCGCTCTCGCGGCGATCGAGGTCAAGGGCAACTTCCCCCGCCGCATCGACAAGGCGTCGAAGCGCGCCGTCGCCAAGGCGCGGGTGCTCGCCGACCGCAACCCGGGTGCCGCCATCGCCGGTGCAGTCGGTGTCGCCGTGGTCGTCGGCGGGGCCGTCTGGGCGATCGCTCGGGCACTCGCCCGCTGACCGAACGCCCGTCGACCAGACGCCCGACCGACGGCACATCAGCGCAATCCGACTCGCGTTCGCGAGCTCTCCACGAAGGGGGCAGACTGGAGCCATGTCCGATGAACGCGAAGAGAACCCGTCCGGCTTCACCCTCTGGGCGGTCTGGCGACGGAACCCCGATGTTCCGGTCACCGAATCCGATTCCACCGAACTCGAGACGATCGTCTCGTACGTCGAGGATTCCGGCGTCACGGTCCGCGGCTTCTACGACGTCTCCGGCCTGAAGGCCGACGCGGACCTGCTGGTCTGGCTGCACGGCGACACGGCGGAGGGCCTGCAGAAGGCGCTGCGTCGCCTGCGTCGCACGGAGCTGCTGCGCACCCTCCTCCCCGTCTGGAACGTGATGGGCGTGCACCGTGACGCGGAGTTCAACCGCGCGCACGTTCCCGGATTCCTCCGCGGGGTGGAGCCCAAGGACTGGCTGTGCCTGTACCCGTTCGTCCGCACGCCCGAGTGGTATCTCGCACCGGAGGAAGAGCGTCGCAAGATGCTCGCCGACCACGGTCGCAAGGGTGCCGCGTTCACGGGCGTCATCGCGAACACGGTCGCGGCCTTCGCGCTCGGCGACTACGAGTGGATCCTTCCGCTCGAGGCCGACGAGGTCACCGAGCTGGTCGACCTCATGCGGGACCTGCGGTACACGGATGCGCGTCTGTACGTGAAGGAGGAGATCCCCTTCTACACGGGACGTCGTCTCCGGTTCGACGAGATCGCAGACGTGCTGCAGTAAGTCGACCATGAGCATTCTTCGCACCAGGACCGCCCCGATCCGACTGGGGACTCGACGCAGCGCGCTGGCGCAGGCCCAGTCCGGTCACGTGGCCGCGGCTCTCGAGAAGATCACCGGGCATCCGGTCGAGCTCGTGCCGATCACCAGCGAGGGTGACACCAATCGTGCATCGCTGTCGGAGATCGGTGGACAGGGTATCTTCGCCACCCGTCTGCGCGAGGCGCTGCTCGCGGGGGAGTGCGACTTCCTCGTGCACTCGCTGAAGGACCTGCCGACCGCGATCCCGGACGGTCTCGTGATCGCGGCGACGCCCCGTCGCGAGGACGCCCGCGACGTGGCGATCACCCGCGGAGGCACACCGCTGCACGCGCTGCGTGCGGGCAGCCGAGTGGGCACGGGTTCGCCGCGTCGCATGGCGCAGGTGCACCGCCGGGCCCCGCATGCCGAGGTGGTCGACATCCGCGGCAACGTCGACTCGCGTCTGCAGCGGGTCGCGTCGGGGGAGCTCGAGGCCGTGATCCTCGCCGCCGCGGGCCTCTCGCGTCTGGGCTCCGATTCGCCGCTGCGGCGTGAGGAGCTCGGCCTCGCCGAGTGGCCGACCGCGCCCGGGCAGGGCTCGCTCGCGGTGGAGACCCGCACCGATGCTCCGGCCGACCTTCTGGCCGCGCTCGCCGAGCTGGACGATCACGACACCCGTGTGGCCGTGACCGCGGAGCGCGCCGTGCTCGAGGGACTGGACGCCGGATGCCAGGCTCCGATGGCCGCTCATGCGGTCGTCGAGGGAGGGGATATCCGCGTGCGGGCGGTCGTCTACGCCTCCGACGGGGGCCGTCGGATCGGGCTCGACGTCACCGAACCCCTGAACGGGGAGTATATTCGTCGGAACGGCAGCGGCAACGGAGCGGATGCTGCCGATGGTGCACCCCCGATGCACGCGGCACGCGAGATCGGGTTGTCTGTCGCCCATCGGCTGCTCGATCAAGGGGCGGCCGACCTCGTCTCCCGAGAGCATCCTTCATCATGACCAATACGAAGCAGGACCGACCGTTGGACGGCTGGCGCATCCTCGTTCCCCGTGGGGGCCCGTGGGGCGACAGCGTCGCCGCGAGCCTGCGCGCGCAGGGTGCTGTGCCCGTCGTCGCGCCGCTGATCAACTTCGCGCCGACGACCGACCAGGCGGCGCTGGACGTCGCCCTCGAGCAGCTCGCCGCCGGATCGTACGACTGGCTGACGGTCACGAGTGCGACGACCGTCGACGTCATGTTCGCGCACCGGGCGGTGGTGCCGCGCAGCACGCGGATCGCCGCTGTCGGCGAGACCACCGCGGCGGCGCTGCAGGCGGTCGGGTACGAGGTCGCGCTGGTTCCCGAGCAGGACAACTCGGCCGAGGGGATGGCGGAGCAGCTGATCGCTCTCGAGACGCAGCCGCGCCGCATCCTCGCCCTGCGCAGCGAGATCGCGAAACCCGTACTCAGTGTGCTGCTGCAGGAGGCGGGCCACGATGTCGACAGCGTGGTGGCGTACCGCACGGTCGGCGTTCCGGTGACCGATCGCATCAAGCGTGACGTCGAGAACGGCCGCATCAACGCGATCCTGATCACGAGCGGATCGGTCGCGGCACAGGTGCGCGAGCAGTTCCCCGAGATCCCCGACGACACGCTGCTGGCGGCCATCGGACCGCGCACGGCGAAGGATGCCGACAAGGCCGGCCTCCCGATCACGGTCGTCGCCGACACGCAGACCGTCGATGCGCTGATCGATGCCGTGTCGAGCTTCACCCTCCCGCACGCGGCGGATGAGCTCGCACCGTGAGTTTCCCTGACGTCCGGCTGCGCCGGTTGCGCCAGTCGCCCGCTGTACGCGGTCTCGTGCGGGAGACCTCGCTCGAACCCCGGCAGCTGGTGCTGCCGCTCTTCGTCCGCGAGGGTCTGACCGCGGCGGCACCGATCGGATCGATGCCGGGAGTGGCGCAGCACTCGCTCGACTCCCTGCGGGTCGCGGCGACCGAGGCCGCCGAGGCGGGTGTCGGCGGCGTGATGCTCTTCGGCGTCCCGGCGGTGCGCGATGCACGGGGCTCCGGCGCGGACGACCCCCAGGGCATTCTGAATGTGGCGACCGAGGTGCTGGCCGCCGAGGTCGGCGACGCCCTCGTCGTGCAGACCGATCTCTGCCTCGACGAGTTCACCGACCACGGGCACTGCGGTGTCCTCGCGGCCGACGGCTCGGTCGACAACGACGCCACGCTCGAGCGCTACGCCTCGATGGCGCTCTCCCAGGCGCGCGCCGGATCCCAGCTGCTGGGGCTCTCGGGAATGATGGACGGCCAGGTCGCTGTCATCCGCGAGGCGCTCGATTCCGAAGGATTCACCGACACTCTGCTGCTCGCGTACGCCGCGAAGTACGCGAGCGCCTTCTACGGACCGTTCCGCGAGGCTGTGGACTCCCAGCTCACCGGGGATCGCCGCACCTACCAGCTCGACCCGGGCAACCGCCGCGAAGGCGTGCGGGAAGCCGTGGTCGACGAGCAGGAGGGTGCGGACATCGTCATGGTGAAGCCGGCGATGGCCTTCCTCGACGTGCTGCGCGAGGTGCGTGACACC
The sequence above is a segment of the Microbacterium sp. Root553 genome. Coding sequences within it:
- the hemC gene encoding hydroxymethylbilane synthase; the encoded protein is MSILRTRTAPIRLGTRRSALAQAQSGHVAAALEKITGHPVELVPITSEGDTNRASLSEIGGQGIFATRLREALLAGECDFLVHSLKDLPTAIPDGLVIAATPRREDARDVAITRGGTPLHALRAGSRVGTGSPRRMAQVHRRAPHAEVVDIRGNVDSRLQRVASGELEAVILAAAGLSRLGSDSPLRREELGLAEWPTAPGQGSLAVETRTDAPADLLAALAELDDHDTRVAVTAERAVLEGLDAGCQAPMAAHAVVEGGDIRVRAVVYASDGGRRIGLDVTEPLNGEYIRRNGSGNGADAADGAPPMHAAREIGLSVAHRLLDQGAADLVSREHPSS
- the hemB gene encoding porphobilinogen synthase, with the protein product MSFPDVRLRRLRQSPAVRGLVRETSLEPRQLVLPLFVREGLTAAAPIGSMPGVAQHSLDSLRVAATEAAEAGVGGVMLFGVPAVRDARGSGADDPQGILNVATEVLAAEVGDALVVQTDLCLDEFTDHGHCGVLAADGSVDNDATLERYASMALSQARAGSQLLGLSGMMDGQVAVIREALDSEGFTDTLLLAYAAKYASAFYGPFREAVDSQLTGDRRTYQLDPGNRREGVREAVVDEQEGADIVMVKPAMAFLDVLREVRDTVHIPVWAYQVSGEYAMIEAASANGWIDRRASILESLLSIRRAGADVVLTYWATDAARWLRA
- a CDS encoding uroporphyrinogen-III synthase, whose amino-acid sequence is MTNTKQDRPLDGWRILVPRGGPWGDSVAASLRAQGAVPVVAPLINFAPTTDQAALDVALEQLAAGSYDWLTVTSATTVDVMFAHRAVVPRSTRIAAVGETTAAALQAVGYEVALVPEQDNSAEGMAEQLIALETQPRRILALRSEIAKPVLSVLLQEAGHDVDSVVAYRTVGVPVTDRIKRDVENGRINAILITSGSVAAQVREQFPEIPDDTLLAAIGPRTAKDADKAGLPITVVADTQTVDALIDAVSSFTLPHAADELAP
- a CDS encoding HhH-GPD-type base excision DNA repair protein, which codes for MALHITGDSDADALLSDNPLALLVGMLLDQQVPMETAFAGPLKIEQRTGAADAVTIARMDPDEFLDAFKTTPAVHRFPGSMAARVQALCQELVDRWGGDASAIWTDGDPSGAEVLGRLKALPGFGEQKAKIFLALLGKQCGFTGDGWREAAGDYGVEGSFRSVADIVSPESLTKVREHKKAMKAAAKTK
- the hemG gene encoding protoporphyrinogen oxidase gives rise to the protein MTSKPAPANSESSRPEPVDLAARAATRHIVVVGGGVGGLIAARECVKVGMHVTLLEASDAVGGAIRRAELDGVVVDAGAESYATRGGRVRALLAELDLSDRIVAPAAGGAWLAGIPGVGAAPLPVGGILGIPGNPFQEDVRRVIGWSGAWRAYLDRIRPPLTIGHNQSLGRLVSSRMGAKVRDRLVAPVTTGVYSASPDDVDVDIAAPGLNAALTSVGSLSGAVQALREQGAARAAQAQVAAQAPGAAVEGLEGGMTVLVEALVADIEKLGGVVRTGARVTRIASSGDGWVVRADAADVGLKDGDATDADATAGLAEEATEQLDLAADGVVLATSEHAARRLLEAVAPELSLTTAADAPEIEIVTLLLAARALSGAPRGTGVLTVPGSHTAKALTHSSAKWDWVREAAGDRHLVRVSFGAQGEPAATAGLDDAAAARVALREASALLGVPLVESDLVDAHRARYVQSQPASIIGSGARREAARRTIQAVPGIAAVGAWLAGTGLAQVIPDAQEEADRLRRSLLWD
- a CDS encoding phage holin family protein, with protein sequence MPRGYRDRAEDSLLSLIGDLPELITSLVKAEINAAKAWVSRVAKDAGIGSVWFLVALFFLFWAVPVILVFAIAGLSSWWPVWLSALAVLGILILAVLLFALLGILKFRKVLARKNPVQAVGEDVRLVKEAGRDEL
- the hemQ gene encoding hydrogen peroxide-dependent heme synthase — translated: MSDEREENPSGFTLWAVWRRNPDVPVTESDSTELETIVSYVEDSGVTVRGFYDVSGLKADADLLVWLHGDTAEGLQKALRRLRRTELLRTLLPVWNVMGVHRDAEFNRAHVPGFLRGVEPKDWLCLYPFVRTPEWYLAPEEERRKMLADHGRKGAAFTGVIANTVAAFALGDYEWILPLEADEVTELVDLMRDLRYTDARLYVKEEIPFYTGRRLRFDEIADVLQ
- the hemE gene encoding uroporphyrinogen decarboxylase, which produces MALSDAPLLRALTGPRPEHAPVWFMRQAGRSLPEYRELRVGTRMLDACLTPDLAAEITLQPVRRHGVDAAVFFSDIVIPLRLAGVDVEIEPGRGPVFANPVRSAADVDRLTAIDPLSLDGTAIAEAVGIVTAELGDTPLIGFAGAPFTLAAYLVEGGPSKEHLRARAMMHADPDSWNRLAGWLALVSRRFLEIQRDAGASVVQLFDSWAGSLSTSDYRRFVAPHSRVALDAIGVPSIHFGVGTGPFLQDMRLGGIADAVGVDWRLPLDEAAGILGPDVTVQGNIDPALLGAPWPVLEAHVRDVVERGRAARGHIVNLGHGVPPETDPDQLTRIVELVHSI
- a CDS encoding glutamyl-tRNA reductase, which encodes MLLVVTASHKTASFELLERLSRTPEDVASTVVDMASCVQGAVVLATCNRFEAYVEMDEPVTAAGAIGVEAVLEAVESSTGIRAEELEGAYEVHAGRRVAEHLFSVASGLESVVSGEGEIAGQVRRALKSARKEGTTSPELERLFQRASQAQRKVKNVTALGRAGRSLVRLALELADSRVVDWSTERVLLVGTGAYAAVTLATLRERGAVNISVYSPSGRAEKFAAKHGIRPVAEADYARVASRSSLLITCTTATAPVLTPEHLHAPTGIAVEGCPVASHSQLVVDLGMPRNVDPAVAALEGVALLDLETISLHAPLEELQATDAARSVVREAAETFHVVGSRQSVTPSVVALRSHMFGLLEAEISRARARGDEDGRVEQALRHLTGVLLHTPTTRAHELAATGRADEFAAALSTLYGIDQHGIDRAQAVSDDAATA
- a CDS encoding metalloregulator ArsR/SmtB family transcription factor, producing the protein MADDASDIFSALAHPTRRQILQDLKEGELAAGEIASRFSSSGPTISRHLGVLRQAGLVTERRDANRILYSLVGERLALSVGDFLSTVCPEQIVLREVRKRGAGSSAHTPAEA
- a CDS encoding glycine--tRNA ligase — translated: MAEQSRLDKVIALARHRGFVFQTGEIYGGSRSAWDYGHLGTELKENIRRQWWQTFVRGRGDMVGLDSSVILPRRVWEASGHVATFSDQLVECLNCHRRFRADAVVEDAARRPDHTLDGALAVAPCPNCGTRGRYTEPASFSGLVKTHLGVVDDESGLHYLRPETAQGIFVNFSNVLTTSRKKPPFGIGQVGKAFRNEITPGNFIFRTREFEQMEVEFFTAPTDAQTWFAHWVEASWDWYLDLGLDPANLRRVDVPDGDRAHYSAATVDVEYRFGFAGREWGELMGVANRGDYDLARHSEASGQSLTYFDQATGDRYTPHVIEPSFGLTRSMLAFLVDAYREEEAPNAKGGTDVRTVLRLDPRLAPVKVAVLPLSRNERLSPLAREVADALRGSWAVDFDDAGAIGRRYRRQDEIGTPLCVTVDFDSLDDHEVTVRDRDSMAQERIPIDRLHDHLAALLRGA